TTGAAGCGTTGGTTAAACAGCACTCAATCGTGATGGACTGCACCGACAATGTCGCCGTACGTGAGCAACTTAACCAAAGCTGCTTTACCCATAAAGTGCCTTTAATCTCAGCCGCAGCCATTAGAATGGAAGGCATGGTGACGGTATTTGACTATCAAACCGACACTCCTTGCTACCACTGCTTTAGCCAGCTGTTTGGTGAGCAACAGTTAAGTTGTGTTGAGTCAGGTATTCTCGCGCCAGTAGTCGGCATGATAGGTTGCTTGCAAGCCGTTGAAGCGGTAAAAGTGATTACCGCTATGGGCCGCACTTTAGCCGGACGCGTATTGATGATCGATGCCATGACCATGGAGTTTCGTGAAATGAAACTACCTAAGCAGCCAAGCTGTAAAATCTGTAGCTAGCTTTAGTACCATCCACAGGCATCCAAGCCGAAGTATTTAGTCATCACTGAATACTTCTGGCTTAATTGTCTTATTATCCCAACTCAGCCTCTGCTAGAAATTTGCCTATAGTTACCTTATATATTTAGCCCGTATATAACCCTTTTTGGAGTTTTTAACGTTATTACGGGTAATAATATCCATAGGAGAGATTGCCCCATGAACAACATAAAACTAAGTCTCGTTATTGCGTTGGCTTTACTACTCAATGCTTGTGAGCCACAGTCAAAAGAGCAAGTTACACCAGCCAAAGAAAAACCAACCGCAAATAAGATTGGTCTAGCCAACCCTGCCTCTACCTACTGTATTTCTCAAGGCGGCACTTTAGATATACAAACAGAAGATGCGGGTCAAGTGGGCTACTGCATTCTGCCCGATGGGCAACGTATCGAAGAGTGGCAACTGTATCGCTCAAGCAAGCAAACTCCTATTACAGCGCCAGTCAGTAAACCCAATCCGGCTGCCGAGTATTGCAACCAGCTTAATGGCACAGTCAGTTTAGTCGGTGGTATATGTACGCTACCCAATGGTGATGCTATTGATCAGTGGCAACTGTATAAGCGTGATCTTCAACAATCTGCAGAGGATCATTGAAATACTGCAAACAGCTTGTCCAGCAACTCTATATTGTTTAGAGATAGGCGGTGTTGCTGATGGCAGTTGCACCTTGCCAAGTGGAGAGGAGCTCGAGCAATGGCTACTGCTCCTAAAAAACATAAATTAATGTCGAACTGAGCTTGGCTAGGAACAGCACCAAAGCCAGTTAGTCAACAGAACGGGCGGTTGCCATCAACAGCCCTTTTTCGACCCAAATCGAAACTGCAACGCCGCGCACCACCAGCTCTGTCGGTTGCT
The Shewanella sp. KX20019 DNA segment above includes these coding regions:
- a CDS encoding DUF333 domain-containing protein — protein: MNNIKLSLVIALALLLNACEPQSKEQVTPAKEKPTANKIGLANPASTYCISQGGTLDIQTEDAGQVGYCILPDGQRIEEWQLYRSSKQTPITAPVSKPNPAAEYCNQLNGTVSLVGGICTLPNGDAIDQWQLYKRDLQQSAEDH
- the moeB gene encoding molybdopterin-synthase adenylyltransferase MoeB; this encodes MSIEPTDTDEILTDAEILRYSRQISIKAMDFEGQEKLKQAKVLIIGAGGLGCAASQYLAVAGAGLITLVDFDTVEVSNLQRQVLHQDANVGQAKVDSAKETLTGLNPHIQVDTINAVLDDHEIEALVKQHSIVMDCTDNVAVREQLNQSCFTHKVPLISAAAIRMEGMVTVFDYQTDTPCYHCFSQLFGEQQLSCVESGILAPVVGMIGCLQAVEAVKVITAMGRTLAGRVLMIDAMTMEFREMKLPKQPSCKICS